A single window of Nocardia sp. NBC_01327 DNA harbors:
- the metE gene encoding 5-methyltetrahydropteroyltriglutamate--homocysteine S-methyltransferase — MTNNSPFTATVLGLPRIGPNRELKRATESYWAGRSGADELHAVAAQLRRAQLTELVAAGLDSIPVGTFSYYDQILDTAAMFGALPPRVTGIADPLDRYFAAARGNDSVEPLEMTKWFDTNYHYLVPELGAHTEFTLNAEKILAELREALELGVPARPVVIGPVTFLKLAKDAEGDPLRRIDALLPLYIDLLGQLAAAGAQWVQLDEPVLVTDLTEAELTVVGRVYEELSALAERPALLVATYFGRPGAALPVLAATGIEGITLDLTAGATVDAIAAIPALAGKLIVAGVVDGRNVWRTDADRALAVLGTLLGSTGALVVSTSCSLLHVPYSLAAETDIDAALRSWLAFGAEKVAEVRLLATALHEGTEAVADELAAARAAHAARATDPRLRNDTVRARLSALGESATHRAPAADRRVLQQERLQLPLLPTTTIGSYPQTTAIRKDRAAFTKGAITAEQYRDRMRAEIADVIALQEKLGLDVLVHGEPERNDMVQYFAEQLTGFHATAHAWVQSYGSRCVRPPILYGDVTRPNPMTVEWIAYAQSLTDKPVKGMLTGPVTILAWSFVRDDQPIEDTARQVALAIRDETVDLQAAGIRVIQVDEPALRELLPLRADAKQQYLAWAVDAFRLATSGVSDATQIHTHLCYSEFGEVIGAIAALDADVTSIEAARSHMEVLDDLTAAGFSLGVGPGVYDIHSPRVPEVEEITTSLREALKAVPAERLWVNPDCGLKTRGQAEVEASLRNLVEAARAVR; from the coding sequence GTGACCAACAATTCCCCTTTCACCGCAACAGTTCTCGGCCTCCCCCGGATCGGGCCCAACCGTGAACTCAAGCGCGCGACCGAGTCCTACTGGGCGGGACGCAGCGGTGCCGACGAACTGCACGCGGTCGCCGCGCAGCTGCGCCGCGCCCAGCTCACCGAGCTCGTCGCGGCCGGACTGGATTCGATTCCGGTCGGCACCTTCTCCTACTACGACCAGATCCTGGACACCGCGGCCATGTTCGGCGCGCTGCCACCGCGGGTCACCGGTATCGCCGATCCGCTGGACCGCTATTTCGCGGCGGCGCGCGGCAATGATTCGGTCGAACCCCTGGAAATGACCAAGTGGTTCGACACCAACTACCACTACCTGGTGCCGGAGCTGGGCGCACACACCGAATTCACGCTGAACGCCGAGAAGATCCTCGCCGAGCTGCGCGAGGCCCTGGAGCTCGGCGTCCCCGCCCGTCCGGTCGTGATCGGCCCGGTCACCTTCCTGAAGCTGGCCAAGGACGCCGAGGGTGATCCGCTGCGGCGCATCGACGCCCTGCTGCCGCTGTACATCGACCTGCTGGGTCAGCTCGCCGCGGCGGGTGCGCAGTGGGTGCAGCTCGACGAGCCGGTGCTGGTCACCGATCTGACCGAGGCCGAGCTCACCGTCGTGGGCCGGGTGTACGAGGAACTGTCGGCGCTCGCCGAGCGGCCCGCGCTGCTGGTGGCCACCTATTTCGGCCGCCCGGGCGCGGCCCTGCCGGTGCTGGCGGCGACCGGGATCGAGGGCATCACCCTGGATCTCACCGCCGGGGCCACCGTCGATGCCATTGCGGCGATCCCGGCACTCGCGGGCAAGCTGATCGTGGCCGGTGTGGTGGACGGCCGCAATGTGTGGCGCACCGATGCCGATCGCGCGCTCGCCGTGCTGGGCACACTGCTCGGCAGCACCGGCGCACTGGTGGTATCGACCTCCTGCTCACTGCTGCATGTGCCGTATTCGCTTGCGGCGGAGACCGATATCGATGCGGCGCTGCGCTCGTGGCTCGCCTTCGGCGCGGAGAAGGTCGCCGAGGTGCGCCTGCTGGCCACCGCACTGCACGAGGGCACCGAGGCGGTGGCCGATGAATTGGCCGCTGCCCGTGCGGCTCACGCGGCCCGCGCCACCGATCCCCGGCTGCGCAATGACACCGTGCGTGCCCGCCTCAGCGCACTCGGCGAGTCCGCCACCCACCGCGCCCCGGCCGCGGATCGCCGTGTGCTGCAACAGGAACGGCTGCAGCTGCCGCTGCTGCCGACCACCACGATCGGCTCCTACCCGCAGACGACCGCGATCCGCAAGGACCGCGCGGCCTTCACCAAGGGCGCGATCACGGCCGAGCAGTACCGCGATCGCATGCGTGCCGAGATCGCCGATGTCATAGCGCTGCAGGAGAAGCTGGGCCTGGACGTGCTGGTGCACGGCGAGCCCGAGCGCAATGACATGGTGCAGTACTTCGCCGAGCAGCTGACCGGCTTCCATGCCACCGCACATGCCTGGGTGCAGTCCTACGGCAGCCGCTGCGTGCGCCCGCCGATCCTGTACGGCGATGTGACACGGCCGAATCCGATGACGGTCGAGTGGATCGCCTACGCACAGTCGCTCACCGATAAGCCGGTCAAGGGCATGCTGACCGGTCCGGTCACCATTCTCGCGTGGTCGTTCGTGCGCGACGACCAGCCGATCGAGGACACCGCCCGCCAGGTGGCGCTCGCGATTCGGGACGAGACGGTCGATCTGCAGGCCGCGGGCATCCGCGTCATCCAGGTCGACGAGCCCGCCCTGCGCGAGCTGCTCCCGCTGCGGGCCGATGCCAAGCAGCAGTACCTGGCCTGGGCGGTCGACGCCTTCCGGCTCGCGACCTCCGGCGTCTCGGATGCCACCCAGATCCACACGCATCTCTGCTATTCCGAGTTCGGTGAGGTCATCGGCGCCATCGCCGCCCTCGACGCCGACGTCACCTCCATCGAGGCCGCGCGCTCGCATATGGAGGTCCTCGACGATCTCACTGCGGCGGGCTTCTCACTGGGCGTCGGCCCGGGTGTCTACGACATCCACTCCCCGCGCGTCCCGGAGGTCGAGGAGATCACCACCTCCCTGCGTGAGGCGCTGAAAGCGGTTCCCGCCGAACGTCTCTGGGTCAATCCGGACTGCGGCCTGAAGACCCGCGGCCAGGCCGAGGTCGAGGCCTCGCTGCGCAATCTGGTCGAAGCGGCCCGCGCGGTGCGCTGA